One Vigna unguiculata cultivar IT97K-499-35 chromosome 11, ASM411807v1, whole genome shotgun sequence DNA window includes the following coding sequences:
- the LOC114170108 gene encoding MLP-like protein 43: MTLSGKIITEIGVHATAEKWFNLFATQLHHVQNLTDTIHGSRLHHGKDWHHNDSIKHWTYVIDGKVTTCHESIESVDEEKKTITYKVFGEDIEHRFKGFKAIFEAIDKENGGAIVKWTIEYERLGEEVDPPYGYLEYLHKSTRDIDGHLLKA; encoded by the exons ATGACACTTTCTGGCAAAATCATCACTGAAATTGGGGTTCATGCAACTGCTGAAAAGTGGTTCAACCTCTTCGCAACGCAACTCCATCATGTTCAAAACCTAACTGATACAATTCATGGAAGCAGGCTGCACCATGGTAAAGATTGGCATCACAATGACTCCATCAAGCACTGGACTTATGTCATAG ATGGTAAGGTTACAACATGTCATGAGAGTATTGAATCCGTTGACGAAGAGAAGAAAACAATCACCTACAAGGTATTCGGTGAAGACATCGAGCACAGGTTTAAGGGTTTCAAGGCCATATTTGAAGCCATTGATAAGGAGAATGGTGGTGCTATCGTAAAATGGACCATTGAATATGAAAGGCTTGGTGAAGAAGTTGATCCTCCTTATGGCTACCTCGAGTACCTGCACAAATCTACAAGAGACATCGATGGTCATCTTCTGAAGGCATAG